In a single window of the Danio rerio strain Tuebingen ecotype United States chromosome 20, GRCz12tu, whole genome shotgun sequence genome:
- the bmp2b gene encoding bone morphogenetic protein 2b precursor: MVAVVRALTVLLLGQVLLGGAVGLIPEIDRRKYSDSGRHTPERTDTNFLNEFELRLLNMFGLKRKPTPSKSAVVPQYMLDLYYMHSENDDPNIRRPRSTMGKHVERAASRANTIRSFHHEEAFEALSSLKGKTTQQFFFNLTSIPGEELISAAELRIFRDQVLGDASTSGFHRINIYEVFRPALAPSKEPLTRLLDTRLVQDSHTRWESFDVGSAVARWARESQHNHGLLVEVLHPKESEVSEEAESNRRKHVRVSRSLHADEDSWAQARPLLVTYSHDGQGTAVLHSNREKRQARRGQKPRRKHHQRSNCRRHALYVDFSDVGWNEWIVAPPGYHAFYCHGECPFPLPDHLNSTNHAIVQTLVNSVNSNIPKACCIPTELSPISLLYLDEYEKVILKNYQDMVVEGCGCR, from the exons ATGGTCGCCGTGGTCCGTGCTCTCACGGTGCTGTTGCTCGGTCAGGTGTTGCTGGGAGGTGCCGTTGGACTCATTCCCGAGATCGACCGACGGAAATACAGTGATTCGGGGAGACACACACCGGAGCGAACTGATACAAACTTCCTGAACGAGTTTGAGCTACGCTTGCTCAATATGTTCGGATTGAAGCGAAAACCCACCCCAAGCAAATCGGCAGTGGTCCCTCAGTACATGCTGGACTTGTATTATATGCACTCTGAAAACGATGACCCGAACATTCGGCGCCCGAGGAGCACTATGGGAAAACATGTAGAAAGGGCAGCCAGCAGAGCAAACACGATACGAAGTTTTCATCACGAAG AGGCTTTCGAGGCACTGTCCAGCCTGAAAGGAAAAACAACGCAGCAGTTTTTCTTCAACCTTACCTCCATTCCTGGCGAGGAGCTGATCTCCGCTGCGGAGCTGCGCATTTTCAGGGACCAAGTTCTCGGAGATGCCAGTACGAGTGGCTTCCACAGAATTAACATTTACGAGGTGTTCAGGCCAGCTTTGGCCCCCTCCAAAGAGCCTCTAACCAGACTTCTGGACACCCGTCTGGTGCAGGACTCTCACACGCGCTGGGAAAGCTTCGACGTGGGTTCAGCTGTGGCACGCTGGGCCCGCGAATCCCAGCACAACCATGGGCTCCTTGTAGAGGTGCTCCATCCTAAGGAGTCAGAAGTATCCGAGGAGGCTGAGAGCAACCGGAGGAAGCACGTGAGGGTCAGTCGTTCCCTTCACGCGGATGAGGACTCGTGGGCACAAGCCCGACCTCTGCTGGTAACCTACAGCCATGACGGTCAAGGCACAGCCGTCTTGCATTCGAACCGAGAAAAGCGGCAGGCTCGACGAGGGCAAAAGCCGAGGAGAAAGCACCACCAGCGCTCGAACTGTAGGCGACATGCTCTCTATGTGGACTTCAGTGATGTCGGCTGGAACGAGTGGATCGTGGCACCGCCAGGCTATCATGCTTTCTACTGCCATGGCGAGTGTCCGTTCCCTCTGCCGGACCATCTAAACTCCACCAACCATGCCATTGTCCAGACGCTGGTGAACTCGGTCAACTCCAACATTCCCAAAGCCTGTTGCATCCCGACGGAGCTCAGCCCTATCTCACTGCTGTACCTGGACGAGTACGAGAAGGTCATTCTTAAAAACTACCAGGACATGGTGGTGGAGGGCTGCGGTTGCCGATGA